In Paenibacillus sp. FSL R7-0345, a single window of DNA contains:
- a CDS encoding DMT family transporter produces the protein MSRSRIADFSLLLVALMWGCTFLIVQHAVRVLPPLAFNSIRFTGAALLLALITAVFYRHEWKQLSWRMVLHALLLGLFLFMGYGLQTMGLLYTSTSNTGFITGLSVVIVPFLSLALLKHSISRYTWISAAIAVGGLYLLTFTGSAFSLGLGDSLVLLCAVAFALQIAYTGVYAPRYPALPLAALQLAVVGLLSIVASLIVDGSGPLLQSRELVREPDVLWALLISIGPTSAFAFWIQTACQKYTTPSRVAIIYAMEPVFAAFTGLVFGGEKLGLSAGLGCLLILAAMLTAELSPAPDKDGHAEGESGPLASSDA, from the coding sequence GTGAGCCGCTCACGAATCGCTGATTTCAGCCTGCTGCTGGTGGCGCTGATGTGGGGCTGCACCTTCCTGATCGTCCAGCACGCTGTCAGGGTACTGCCGCCGCTCGCCTTCAACAGTATCCGGTTCACGGGCGCCGCCTTGCTGCTGGCGCTGATTACGGCTGTCTTTTACCGTCATGAATGGAAACAGCTGAGCTGGCGTATGGTTCTGCATGCCCTGCTGCTGGGCCTTTTTCTGTTCATGGGCTACGGTCTGCAGACGATGGGGCTGCTGTATACCAGCACCTCCAATACCGGGTTCATCACCGGCCTGTCCGTCGTGATTGTTCCTTTCCTGTCACTCGCGCTGCTGAAGCATTCTATTTCCCGCTATACGTGGATCAGTGCAGCTATTGCCGTAGGTGGTCTGTATCTGCTGACCTTCACCGGTTCTGCATTCTCGCTTGGACTCGGGGACAGCCTGGTTCTGCTCTGTGCGGTCGCTTTTGCTCTGCAGATTGCCTATACCGGCGTATATGCGCCGCGCTATCCGGCTCTGCCGCTGGCTGCGCTGCAGCTTGCTGTTGTCGGTCTGCTCAGCATCGTGGCCTCGCTGATTGTTGACGGCAGCGGCCCGCTGCTGCAGAGCAGGGAGCTGGTCAGAGAGCCTGACGTGCTCTGGGCGCTGCTGATCTCTATCGGGCCGACCAGCGCGTTTGCCTTCTGGATTCAGACGGCCTGCCAGAAATACACCACACCATCCCGGGTGGCCATTATCTACGCGATGGAGCCGGTGTTCGCCGCTTTTACCGGACTTGTCTTTGGTGGTGAGAAGCTGGGGTTGTCCGCCGGGCTTGGCTGTCTGCTCATCCTTGCGGCCATGCTTACTGCCGAGCTCAGTCCAGCGCCTGACAAAGACGGACATGCTGAAGGGGAATCCGGTCCCCTGGCTTCATCAGACGCATAA
- a CDS encoding metal-dependent hydrolase codes for MMGKSHFIISTGITLSVMNLLGYEITVPAVAVAAVSSLLPDIDEPNSLLVRSAVPESMLRLLQVALIGAGIYLYFAGIVDAPWNIVLALLVGSVSFLPGRRLRQLVMLLIALALFAFAADYDPWNYIAACILIVASVVPHRGITHTLYAVAGWGVLLYFVSLGMNDGGSLWIAGAMSYALHLLADSLTQRGITLLPPLPFKLRLKLMSTGTKKGSKVENVCIVLTLLLVAYVFVITPV; via the coding sequence ATGATGGGCAAATCCCATTTTATTATCAGCACCGGGATTACGCTCTCTGTGATGAATCTGCTCGGTTACGAAATCACGGTTCCGGCTGTGGCTGTGGCGGCGGTCAGCTCGCTGCTGCCAGATATTGATGAGCCCAATTCGCTGCTGGTGCGCAGCGCTGTACCCGAATCGATGCTTAGGCTGCTGCAGGTGGCGTTGATCGGGGCAGGGATTTATCTGTATTTTGCCGGCATAGTTGATGCGCCATGGAATATCGTGCTGGCACTGCTGGTAGGCAGTGTATCGTTCCTCCCGGGCAGAAGGCTGCGGCAGCTGGTTATGCTGCTGATCGCCCTGGCGCTGTTCGCGTTCGCCGCTGATTACGATCCGTGGAATTACATCGCCGCCTGCATACTCATTGTAGCTTCTGTTGTCCCGCACCGGGGAATCACGCATACCCTGTATGCTGTAGCAGGCTGGGGAGTACTGCTGTACTTTGTTTCCCTTGGTATGAATGACGGCGGCAGCCTGTGGATTGCCGGAGCCATGTCATATGCGCTGCATCTGCTGGCTGACTCGCTGACCCAGCGCGGAATTACCCTGTTGCCGCCGCTGCCTTTCAAGCTGCGCCTGAAGCTGATGAGCACCGGGACGAAAAAGGGCAGCAAAGTGGAGAATGTATGCATTGTGCTCACGCTGCTGCTGGTTGCATATGTGTTCGTTATTACCCCTGTCTGA
- a CDS encoding lipoate--protein ligase has product MLFIDNTGITDASINLAIEEFALKNLPMDDSYLLFYINSPSIIIGKHQNTIEEINQEYVKENNIQVVRRLSGGGAVYHDLGNLNFSFITKDDGESFHNFLKFTQPVIDYLQSMGVNAELSGRNDLQVGEQKISGNAQFSTRGRMFSHGTLMFDLNLDDVQASLNVNPEKFKSKSTKSVRSRVANIKGLLGNTEMTIEEFRDGLLRSIFGMEPSEVPQYKLTMDDWVRINEISKEHYQNWDWNYGLSPKSNVKHTRKFPAGLVDIRMDIEDSYIKDIKIYGDFFGVGDVVDVENALRGNRYENAEVREALSGLDLKHYFGRIEPEDFIGLVFLEE; this is encoded by the coding sequence ATGCTTTTTATTGATAACACCGGCATTACAGATGCTTCGATCAACCTGGCCATTGAGGAGTTCGCGCTCAAAAACCTCCCGATGGACGACAGCTACCTGCTCTTTTATATCAACAGCCCGTCCATCATCATCGGCAAGCACCAGAATACAATTGAAGAGATCAATCAGGAATATGTAAAAGAAAACAACATCCAGGTCGTGCGCCGGCTCTCCGGTGGCGGAGCAGTGTACCATGACCTCGGCAACCTGAATTTCAGCTTCATCACCAAGGATGACGGCGAATCGTTCCACAATTTCCTCAAATTTACCCAGCCGGTCATCGACTATCTGCAGTCCATGGGAGTAAACGCTGAGCTGAGCGGACGCAACGACCTGCAGGTCGGCGAGCAAAAAATATCCGGCAACGCCCAGTTCTCCACCCGCGGACGGATGTTCAGCCATGGCACCCTGATGTTCGACCTGAACCTCGATGATGTACAAGCTTCCCTGAACGTAAATCCGGAGAAGTTCAAATCCAAGAGCACGAAGTCCGTGCGCAGCCGGGTTGCTAATATTAAAGGTCTGCTCGGCAACACAGAAATGACCATTGAGGAGTTCCGCGACGGGCTGCTGCGATCGATCTTCGGCATGGAGCCTTCTGAGGTTCCGCAGTACAAGCTGACGATGGATGACTGGGTCCGCATTAACGAAATTTCCAAGGAGCACTACCAGAACTGGGACTGGAACTACGGCCTGTCGCCGAAGAGCAATGTGAAGCACACCCGCAAATTCCCGGCCGGCCTGGTCGATATCCGCATGGATATTGAGGACTCCTACATTAAAGATATCAAAATCTACGGCGATTTCTTCGGCGTCGGTGACGTAGTAGATGTCGAGAATGCTTTGCGCGGCAATCGTTACGAGAATGCAGAGGTCAGAGAAGCGCTGTCCGGGCTTGATCTGAAGCATTATTTTGGGCGGATTGAGCCGGAGGACTTCATCGGACTGGTATTCCTGGAGGAATAG
- the cobD gene encoding threonine-phosphate decarboxylase CobD, with the protein MLEKYGHGGDLLTAAELYGEGDRDRDSNRGSAFVDFSANINPLGPPPAVLELLQDAAAAVTAYPDPGHRRLKALLAAELGVSTEWITVGNGAAESMALLLLAAAPRRVGIVEPCFSEYRQLAEQFGAEVLSVQGTEKQMYRAEPAQIAGLLEQVDLLFLGQPNNPNGVQYALDDLRLLARKAEACGTLLAVDEAFIDFIPEERRQSLLPELAGFRHTVLIRSMTKFFAIPGLRLGFTIAAPELAARMSGKQVTWSVNGLAQLAGEACLRSGRGYTARTRALIAAERELLRAGLGRLGCSVPPGEANFLLAELPEGWTAAAAQEQLGRRGILVRSCAMYPGLAAGHIRVAVKGPEDNARLLRELEAVLAGE; encoded by the coding sequence ATGCTTGAAAAATATGGCCACGGCGGCGATTTGCTGACGGCAGCGGAGCTTTACGGGGAAGGCGACAGAGATAGGGATAGTAACAGGGGGAGCGCTTTTGTTGATTTCAGCGCTAATATTAACCCGCTCGGTCCGCCGCCTGCCGTGCTGGAGCTGCTGCAGGATGCTGCTGCTGCCGTCACGGCATATCCTGATCCGGGGCACCGCCGGTTAAAGGCGCTGCTGGCCGCAGAGCTAGGCGTCAGCACAGAATGGATTACTGTGGGCAACGGGGCTGCGGAGTCCATGGCCCTGCTGCTGCTGGCTGCAGCACCGCGCAGGGTGGGGATCGTCGAGCCCTGCTTCTCCGAGTACCGCCAGCTGGCAGAGCAATTCGGCGCGGAGGTGCTCTCCGTTCAAGGAACGGAGAAGCAGATGTACCGGGCGGAGCCGGCGCAAATTGCCGGGCTGCTGGAGCAGGTGGATCTGCTGTTCCTCGGCCAGCCGAACAACCCCAACGGCGTCCAGTATGCGCTGGACGACCTGCGGCTCCTGGCCCGCAAGGCAGAGGCCTGCGGGACCTTGCTTGCCGTGGATGAAGCGTTCATTGACTTCATCCCGGAGGAGCGGCGGCAATCGCTGCTGCCGGAGCTGGCCGGGTTCCGTCATACGGTGCTGATCCGCTCGATGACGAAGTTTTTTGCCATTCCGGGGCTGCGGCTGGGGTTCACCATCGCAGCCCCGGAGCTTGCCGCGAGAATGAGCGGCAAGCAGGTGACCTGGAGCGTGAACGGGCTGGCGCAGCTGGCCGGGGAAGCGTGCCTGCGCAGCGGGCGCGGGTATACCGCGCGCACGCGGGCGCTGATCGCAGCAGAGCGGGAGCTGCTGCGGGCGGGCCTGGGGCGGCTCGGCTGCAGCGTGCCGCCGGGCGAAGCCAACTTCCTGCTGGCGGAGCTGCCGGAAGGGTGGACAGCTGCGGCCGCGCAGGAGCAGCTTGGCCGCCGGGGCATCCTCGTGCGCAGCTGCGCGATGTACCCGGGCCTGGCTGCCGGGCATATCCGCGTGGCCGTCAAGGGGCCGGAGGACAACGCCCGGCTGCTGCGGGAGCTGGAGGCAGTTTTGGCCGGGGAATGA
- a CDS encoding adenosylcobinamide amidohydrolase, producing the protein MAEVKTPFELAGGARTYRSGVWPGLVLEWKKEHLLLEFPAEADSISSAVYGGGGGRLKRAVNQYVRRDYECSNPVRDMENKLAEWGYPLEGCAGLMTAVPLEHAAVAEEDTGSAGIFCCVTAAAGNAARAGVERSVLKAYRPGTINIMLGIDGLLTPSAMVNAVITATEAKAAALADLGITDSENGLTATGTTTDAIVLAVSGSRRYGAEHVYAGTATDLGGAIGRLVYAAVTGSLRSVLAVQEQARKTGK; encoded by the coding sequence ATGGCAGAAGTGAAGACTCCCTTTGAGCTTGCTGGCGGGGCGCGGACGTACCGTTCCGGCGTCTGGCCCGGGCTGGTGCTGGAGTGGAAAAAGGAGCACCTGCTGCTGGAGTTTCCGGCCGAAGCGGACAGCATTTCCAGTGCAGTGTACGGCGGAGGAGGAGGCCGGTTAAAGCGGGCTGTGAACCAGTATGTCCGCCGTGATTATGAGTGCAGCAATCCGGTACGCGATATGGAAAACAAGCTGGCAGAGTGGGGCTACCCGCTGGAGGGCTGCGCAGGCCTGATGACGGCAGTGCCGCTGGAGCATGCGGCGGTTGCGGAGGAGGATACCGGCTCTGCGGGAATCTTTTGCTGCGTAACTGCGGCTGCGGGCAACGCGGCCCGCGCCGGGGTAGAACGGAGTGTGCTGAAGGCTTACCGTCCGGGCACGATCAATATTATGCTTGGCATAGATGGTCTGCTGACTCCGTCGGCGATGGTGAACGCTGTAATTACGGCAACCGAAGCCAAGGCCGCTGCCCTGGCGGATCTCGGCATCACTGATTCCGAGAATGGACTGACCGCCACAGGCACGACGACAGATGCAATTGTGCTGGCAGTCAGCGGAAGCCGCCGTTACGGGGCGGAGCATGTGTACGCCGGTACAGCGACTGATCTCGGCGGAGCGATTGGCCGGCTGGTTTATGCAGCGGTAACAGGCAGCCTCCGCTCAGTGCTTGCTGTGCAGGAGCAGGCAAGGAAGACTGGGAAATGA
- the cbiB gene encoding adenosylcobinamide-phosphate synthase CbiB — MTAAIQLLAAYILDRLIGDPRSLPHPVVLMGKAITALERAIRRLTSQPRSLKRAGILLPLLVAGGSWLVTAVLLWLLSRISLWLALAAEAWLISTTIASKGLKDAGTAVYAELQKGDLPAARQALGMIVGRDTAHLDSPEIVRGTVETVAENIVDAIISPLFYALLGGAPLAMAYRAVNTLDSMVGYKNDKYLNLGWASARLDDAANYIPARITALLLTLCAWLLRLDWRRCWQTVRRDARLHPSPNSGYPESAVAGALGIRLGGVNVYHGVASFRAYMGESLRALEPDDIIVTSRLMLLSSTFFVVLCAAAAFI; from the coding sequence ATGACGGCCGCAATCCAGCTGCTTGCAGCGTATATATTGGACCGCCTTATAGGCGATCCCCGCAGCCTGCCCCATCCGGTTGTGCTGATGGGAAAAGCAATTACCGCGCTGGAGCGGGCAATCCGCCGCTTAACTAGCCAACCGCGCAGCCTGAAGCGTGCCGGCATTCTGCTGCCCCTGCTGGTAGCAGGCGGAAGCTGGCTGGTAACAGCAGTGCTGCTCTGGCTGCTGTCCCGGATCTCGCTTTGGCTGGCGCTGGCGGCTGAAGCCTGGCTGATCTCTACAACCATTGCCTCCAAAGGACTGAAGGATGCAGGGACGGCGGTCTATGCAGAGCTGCAAAAAGGTGATCTTCCTGCAGCCAGGCAGGCGCTCGGCATGATCGTCGGCCGGGATACGGCACACCTGGACAGTCCGGAAATTGTGCGCGGTACGGTGGAGACGGTTGCCGAGAATATAGTGGATGCAATCATTTCTCCGCTGTTCTACGCGTTGCTTGGAGGTGCGCCGCTCGCTATGGCCTACCGCGCTGTGAACACACTGGATTCGATGGTCGGCTATAAGAACGACAAATACCTTAATCTCGGCTGGGCCTCTGCCCGGCTCGATGATGCAGCCAACTACATACCGGCGCGTATCACTGCGCTGCTGTTAACCCTCTGCGCCTGGCTGCTTCGGCTGGACTGGCGCAGATGCTGGCAGACCGTGCGGCGTGATGCCCGCCTGCATCCCAGCCCCAACAGCGGCTACCCCGAATCGGCAGTAGCCGGAGCACTGGGCATCCGCCTGGGAGGGGTGAACGTCTATCACGGTGTGGCCTCATTCCGCGCCTATATGGGCGAGTCCCTGCGCGCTCTGGAGCCGGACGATATTATTGTTACTTCCCGGCTGATGCTGCTTTCTTCCACTTTTTTTGTGGTCCTTTGTGCAGCGGCAGCCTTCATATGA
- a CDS encoding histidine phosphatase family protein — protein sequence MNNLGRGESRGKHTVELVLLRHGHTQWNKERRYLGSTDLPLLPEEREKLAASKELPELTGEFWRVYCSDLLRCRETLEVVATALAARAVYDSRLRETSFGEWEGCTYEQLSDNPLYRSWIDDPAAVTPPGGEAWTAFTARLEQFLATLLQEAGESETPAVNRPDPQRESGQPGSQAAVLHSHKPQKLRVLIITHGGVIRHLLAETQPGVTFRTAAAPPPGTAVVIQLQHTPTRA from the coding sequence ATGAATAACTTGGGACGAGGGGAGTCTCGCGGCAAGCACACGGTAGAATTGGTACTGCTGCGCCATGGGCACACGCAGTGGAATAAGGAGCGCCGTTATCTGGGCAGCACCGATCTGCCGCTGCTGCCCGAAGAACGGGAGAAGCTGGCTGCGAGCAAAGAGCTGCCGGAGCTTACCGGCGAGTTCTGGCGGGTGTACTGCAGTGATCTGCTGCGCTGCAGGGAGACTTTGGAGGTAGTGGCGACAGCACTGGCAGCACGGGCTGTATACGATTCACGGCTGCGGGAAACTTCCTTCGGGGAGTGGGAGGGCTGCACTTATGAGCAGCTCAGCGATAATCCGCTGTATAGAAGCTGGATTGATGATCCGGCGGCGGTTACACCGCCGGGAGGAGAAGCCTGGACTGCTTTTACAGCCCGTCTGGAGCAGTTTCTGGCAACGCTGCTTCAGGAAGCAGGAGAATCAGAAACGCCAGCCGTAAACCGCCCTGATCCCCAAAGGGAAAGCGGGCAGCCAGGCAGTCAGGCAGCCGTCCTCCACAGTCATAAACCGCAGAAGCTGCGCGTATTGATCATCACCCACGGCGGCGTGATCCGCCATCTGCTGGCTGAGACACAGCCGGGCGTCACGTTCCGCACTGCAGCAGCACCGCCTCCGGGAACGGCGGTAGTCATTCAGCTGCAACACACGCCAACCCGCGCTTAG
- a CDS encoding sialate O-acetylesterase codes for MRVFLLIGQSNMAGRGVLEEPDINAEPEKNIYKLDGNGVWLNAKEPVHNDKPELVGVGPGLTFARTVLSTFNGGKVGLIPCAVGGTKMERWVPGGDLYERAVSRARLALESGQLSGILWAQGESDSELEADAAVYKDRLFSLITSLRKELNAEEVPFVAAKLGGFIRPAEYPYTDQINVALESAAAVYDKFFLADSAGLTHKGDYLHYDAASAKELGRRMAEGWLTFQ; via the coding sequence ATGCGCGTATTCTTGTTAATCGGACAATCCAATATGGCCGGCAGGGGAGTACTGGAGGAACCGGACATAAACGCGGAGCCTGAGAAAAATATCTACAAGCTGGACGGGAACGGGGTCTGGCTGAACGCAAAAGAACCGGTACATAATGACAAGCCGGAGCTGGTCGGTGTAGGTCCCGGACTGACGTTCGCACGAACGGTTCTTAGCACATTTAACGGCGGGAAGGTTGGGCTGATTCCCTGTGCAGTGGGCGGAACAAAAATGGAGCGCTGGGTACCCGGCGGAGACCTGTATGAGCGGGCTGTTTCCCGGGCACGCCTGGCATTGGAGAGCGGTCAGCTAAGCGGCATTCTTTGGGCCCAAGGGGAGAGCGATTCCGAACTGGAGGCTGATGCGGCGGTCTACAAAGACCGGTTATTCAGCCTGATTACCAGCCTGCGGAAGGAGCTGAATGCAGAGGAGGTTCCTTTTGTTGCGGCAAAATTGGGCGGATTCATCCGCCCGGCAGAATACCCGTATACCGATCAGATTAACGTGGCGCTGGAGTCAGCAGCCGCGGTTTATGACAAGTTCTTTCTGGCGGATTCGGCTGGGCTCACCCATAAAGGTGACTATCTGCATTATGACGCTGCTTCGGCAAAAGAATTGGGCCGGCGCATGGCTGAGGGTTGGCTGACTTTCCAGTAG
- a CDS encoding glycoside hydrolase family 88 protein, with the protein MKLDLSNLDLKKVTDSVADYTLGMDLTWNWPCGVAYYGVSRAFEVTGEQRYLERMADWCAEYIEAGLPAEWTVNTCAMGHMLLTLYEQTKEQKYLDLIVSKLDYLQNRALRFGDRVLQHTVSVKNDFPEQAWADTLFMAAYFELRAGVLLGEKKWIDDALHQFFWHINYLQDENTSLWYHGYNHIEQNHMSGLYWARANAWAAYTMSRVGKILPEAYLYPPYMHISSSLRDQLAAIKKLQKPDGLWGTVLDHPEAYGEVSATAGIGAAMVMQGNPLHGKYVNRALQGLLDNIADNGRVLNVSGGTAVMNDLAGYLGIDRKWAQGWGQGLALAFLCAVIEQAR; encoded by the coding sequence ATGAAGCTGGACTTATCTAATCTTGATCTGAAAAAGGTTACAGACAGCGTAGCCGATTACACACTCGGCATGGACCTGACCTGGAACTGGCCTTGCGGGGTTGCTTATTACGGAGTCAGCCGGGCTTTTGAAGTTACTGGAGAGCAACGCTATCTGGAGCGGATGGCCGACTGGTGTGCCGAATATATAGAGGCAGGGCTGCCGGCTGAGTGGACGGTTAATACCTGCGCGATGGGCCATATGCTGCTCACACTCTACGAACAGACGAAGGAGCAGAAATACCTTGACCTGATTGTCAGCAAGCTGGATTATCTGCAGAACCGGGCTCTGCGTTTTGGTGACCGGGTGCTTCAGCATACGGTTTCGGTCAAAAATGATTTTCCGGAGCAGGCCTGGGCCGACACACTGTTCATGGCAGCCTACTTCGAATTGCGTGCAGGCGTGCTGCTTGGGGAGAAAAAGTGGATCGATGACGCACTCCATCAGTTCTTCTGGCACATCAACTACCTGCAGGATGAAAACACCAGCCTATGGTATCACGGATACAATCACATTGAGCAAAATCACATGTCCGGCCTCTACTGGGCCCGCGCCAACGCCTGGGCAGCCTACACCATGTCCAGAGTCGGTAAAATTCTGCCGGAAGCCTACCTGTATCCGCCGTATATGCATATTTCCAGCTCACTTCGCGATCAGCTCGCAGCGATCAAAAAGCTGCAGAAGCCTGACGGCCTCTGGGGTACCGTACTCGACCATCCGGAAGCGTACGGTGAAGTGTCGGCTACAGCGGGAATCGGCGCAGCTATGGTCATGCAGGGGAACCCGCTGCACGGAAAGTATGTCAACCGGGCGCTGCAGGGCCTGCTCGATAATATCGCCGATAACGGCCGTGTGCTGAATGTATCCGGCGGAACGGCAGTAATGAACGATCTGGCCGGCTATCTCGGCATTGACCGGAAGTGGGCGCAGGGCTGGGGGCAGGGACTGGCGCTTGCGTTCCTCTGTGCGGTGATTGAACAGGCGCGGTAA
- a CDS encoding glycoside hydrolase family 2 TIM barrel-domain containing protein: MLRTFRQHNIRVTELLDGPWDFAKDPLKAGLEEKWFERFPHSPQALHVPSCWNNELGMYEYEGVGWYRKKLTLSDKQHVRLIFHAVQGHSDVYLDGQHLGYHYGGFTPFEFLVPSLAAGEHELIIRTDSTLDSFTIPTEQVDWFHYGGIIRSVELQFLPDLYIEQLKIDYELQGAEAEVSVQVQLRSLLTDALVTRLVLSEGGQELHAEEVLVEAGQVLNHVINLQLAEVRLWNVGKPELYTFQLRTEHDDKIERIGFRTIETRDHRILINGAPVYLKGVNRHEEHPEWGFAFPPKLMHKELDIILELGCNTVRGSHYPQSSYWLDLLDEHGLVFWSEIPIWGCFLPNETVSEPLFRDRALTMIEEMIGTHYHHPSVAFWSVHNEIDTRTQEAYAFTEALIGLVRKLDTSRLVTYATMHPLEDILLPLFDVIGINKYFGWYEGEVSGFKGMLEQFHKRAEQLGAGDTPVLMTEFGGAGLFGDVGWEPRLFSEDYQAHIVTEALNIFRADPKIGGTYIWQFADIRGDLKSSSRNFRDRARGFNNKGLVNEYRKPKQSFREVRRIYQSWTD, encoded by the coding sequence TTGTTAAGAACTTTTCGTCAGCATAATATCCGCGTAACAGAGCTGCTGGACGGGCCTTGGGATTTCGCGAAAGATCCTTTAAAGGCAGGCCTTGAGGAAAAATGGTTTGAGCGTTTTCCACATTCTCCGCAGGCTCTTCACGTCCCTTCCTGCTGGAATAACGAGCTGGGAATGTATGAATATGAGGGCGTCGGCTGGTACCGTAAAAAACTCACGCTGAGTGATAAGCAGCATGTCCGGCTGATTTTTCATGCGGTGCAGGGCCATTCCGATGTTTATCTGGACGGGCAGCATCTGGGCTACCACTACGGCGGCTTTACGCCCTTTGAGTTCCTTGTTCCGTCCCTGGCTGCAGGAGAGCATGAGCTGATTATCCGGACTGACAGCACGCTGGACAGCTTTACTATTCCGACGGAGCAGGTGGACTGGTTCCATTACGGCGGTATCATCCGCTCGGTGGAGCTGCAGTTTTTGCCGGACCTCTATATCGAACAGCTGAAGATTGATTATGAGCTGCAGGGTGCAGAGGCTGAGGTGTCTGTACAGGTGCAGTTGCGCTCTTTGCTGACGGATGCGCTGGTGACCAGGCTGGTGCTCAGTGAAGGCGGACAGGAGCTGCATGCGGAGGAAGTGTTGGTTGAGGCAGGCCAGGTGCTGAACCATGTGATTAATCTGCAGCTGGCGGAGGTCCGTCTGTGGAATGTGGGCAAGCCGGAATTATATACATTCCAGTTGCGGACAGAGCATGATGATAAGATTGAGCGGATCGGCTTCCGCACAATCGAGACTAGAGACCACCGGATTCTGATCAACGGCGCCCCGGTCTATCTGAAGGGTGTGAACCGGCATGAGGAGCATCCGGAATGGGGCTTTGCTTTTCCGCCGAAGCTGATGCACAAGGAGCTGGATATCATTCTGGAGCTGGGCTGCAATACCGTCCGGGGCTCCCATTATCCGCAAAGCTCCTATTGGCTCGACCTGCTCGATGAGCATGGGCTTGTATTCTGGAGCGAGATTCCGATCTGGGGCTGCTTCCTGCCGAATGAGACCGTCAGCGAGCCGCTGTTCCGGGACCGTGCCCTGACCATGATTGAAGAGATGATCGGCACGCATTATCATCATCCGAGCGTGGCGTTCTGGTCTGTGCACAATGAAATCGATACCCGCACACAGGAAGCCTATGCGTTCACCGAGGCACTGATCGGACTTGTGCGGAAGCTGGATACCTCACGGCTTGTCACCTATGCCACCATGCATCCGCTGGAGGATATTCTGCTGCCATTATTTGATGTGATCGGGATCAACAAATATTTTGGCTGGTACGAAGGCGAGGTCAGCGGCTTCAAGGGCATGCTGGAGCAGTTCCATAAGCGTGCGGAGCAGCTGGGAGCGGGCGACACGCCGGTGTTGATGACCGAGTTCGGGGGCGCCGGACTGTTCGGGGACGTCGGCTGGGAGCCGCGGCTGTTCAGCGAGGACTATCAGGCGCATATCGTGACCGAAGCGCTGAATATCTTCCGCGCTGATCCCAAGATCGGCGGCACGTACATCTGGCAGTTCGCCGACATCCGCGGCGACCTGAAGAGCAGCAGCAGGAACTTCCGCGACCGGGCCCGCGGCTTCAACAACAAAGGTCTGGTCAACGAATACCGCAAGCCCAAGCAGTCGTTCCGCGAGGTGCGGCGGATCTATCAGTCGTGGACTGACTGA
- a CDS encoding AraC family transcriptional regulator — MEENAYNLNDLSVHIHFVLDKVTFPGWEDIRNMVNVHSLYWIHEGEGIFRTNVEHKVQAGMLAYLKPGLKMSMRSEMEAPLRITMLLFDCAELGYDAVWRNVRPIETLRLPFLSQYGPGQAEVIGAMFREINQEWLPGQTAGTAVSRAKTQILLHKLHQSVRADWNVMESGAFAAFEQIKSKLENAYMDHHRIEKMAEEYGISASYLRKLFLKYTGMGPKEYHMHIQNQQACRYLTFTDYPVREIAKLCGFYEEYHFSKMFKQLNGVSPTAYRSSQRNGE; from the coding sequence TTGGAAGAGAATGCCTATAACCTGAATGACCTGAGCGTGCATATTCATTTTGTGCTGGATAAAGTGACTTTTCCGGGCTGGGAGGACATCCGCAACATGGTCAATGTCCATAGCCTGTACTGGATTCATGAGGGTGAGGGGATTTTCAGGACTAATGTGGAGCATAAGGTGCAGGCAGGAATGCTGGCTTATCTGAAGCCCGGCCTCAAAATGTCCATGCGTTCAGAAATGGAAGCCCCGCTGCGTATCACGATGCTGCTGTTCGATTGTGCGGAGCTCGGCTATGATGCGGTCTGGAGGAACGTCCGGCCCATAGAGACACTGCGGCTTCCCTTTCTGAGCCAGTATGGCCCCGGGCAGGCTGAGGTGATCGGCGCTATGTTCCGGGAGATTAACCAGGAGTGGCTGCCGGGGCAGACTGCCGGAACGGCCGTTTCCCGTGCCAAAACACAGATTCTGCTCCATAAGCTGCACCAGAGCGTCCGGGCAGACTGGAATGTGATGGAGTCGGGGGCTTTTGCCGCTTTTGAGCAGATTAAGAGCAAGCTTGAGAATGCCTACATGGACCATCACCGGATCGAAAAAATGGCGGAGGAGTACGGTATTTCAGCTTCGTACCTGCGTAAGCTGTTCCTGAAATATACCGGTATGGGGCCGAAGGAATATCATATGCATATCCAGAACCAGCAGGCATGCCGCTACCTGACGTTTACGGATTATCCGGTGAGGGAAATTGCCAAGCTGTGCGGCTTTTACGAGGAATACCATTTCAGCAAAATGTTCAAGCAGCTGAACGGCGTATCGCCGACAGCCTACCGCAGCAGCCAGCGGAACGGGGAGTGA